In Sphingomonas sp. SORGH_AS_0950, the following are encoded in one genomic region:
- the purU gene encoding formyltetrahydrofolate deformylase, which translates to MTEKSYVIRLGCKDQPGIVAAVTTALAGLGANILESNQFWDRQADHFFLRIAVTVSEAVTRDAIEGVLHPAIARFGLDLTIVDVAERPKIIVMVSKFDHAMHHLLYQIKVRWLNAEVVAIVSNHDVARRAAEIEGVPFHHWPVTKDNKAEQEAKLLALVEETGAELVVLARYMQVLSNELSERLYGRVINIHHSFLPSFKGAKPYHQAHERGVKLIGATAHYVTPDLDEGPIIEQETERVSHMMTSEDFVAAGRDIESRVLARAVKYHLEGRVMLNSHRTVVFAP; encoded by the coding sequence ATGACCGAGAAATCCTATGTCATACGGCTGGGTTGCAAGGACCAGCCGGGCATCGTGGCCGCCGTCACCACCGCGCTGGCGGGGCTGGGGGCCAATATCCTGGAATCGAACCAGTTCTGGGATCGGCAGGCGGATCATTTCTTCCTGCGGATCGCGGTGACGGTGAGCGAGGCGGTGACGCGCGACGCGATCGAGGGGGTGCTGCACCCCGCCATCGCGCGCTTCGGCCTCGATCTGACGATCGTCGATGTCGCCGAGCGTCCGAAGATCATCGTGATGGTCTCGAAGTTCGACCATGCGATGCATCACCTGCTGTACCAGATCAAGGTTCGCTGGCTGAACGCCGAGGTCGTCGCGATCGTCTCCAACCACGACGTGGCGCGCAGGGCGGCGGAGATCGAGGGCGTGCCCTTTCATCACTGGCCGGTCACGAAGGACAACAAGGCCGAGCAGGAAGCCAAGCTGCTCGCCCTGGTCGAGGAGACGGGGGCGGAACTGGTGGTGCTCGCCCGCTATATGCAGGTGTTGTCGAACGAGCTGTCCGAACGGCTCTATGGCCGGGTCATCAACATCCACCACTCGTTCCTGCCGAGCTTCAAGGGGGCCAAGCCCTATCATCAGGCGCATGAGCGCGGGGTCAAGCTGATCGGCGCGACCGCCCATTACGTCACCCCCGACCTGGACGAGGGGCCGATCATCGAACAGGAAACCGAGCGGGTCAGCCATATGATGACCAGCGAGGATTTCGTCGCGGCGGGTCGCGACATCGAATCGCGCGTGCTGGCCCGCGCCGTCAAATATCATCTCGAAGGGCGGGTGATGCTCAACAGCCACCGCACCGTGGTGTTCGCGCCGTGA
- a CDS encoding sarcosine oxidase subunit alpha family protein translates to MTTGHHRIAPGRVTTGRTLRFTFDGKGYTGQEGDTLASALLANGVHLVGRSFKYHRPRGIMGAGADEPNALVGIRRDRARYTPNLLATQVELYEGLDAVSQNRHPSLECDRMAINDRLLSRFIPAGFYYKTFMWPKKAWDRLYEPRIREAAGLGVAPSDPDPDHYTQRYAHCDVLVVGGGPAGIAAARQAAEAGARVMLCDDRPRIGGSLLAAADTMIDGLSATEWLTRELAALAALPGVTLLPRTIAFGYYPHNWIGLTEKLTDHLANPAEGMPRERLWQVRARQVVLATGAIERPLVFPDNDRPGIMLADAARTYLQQYGVAVGQRVVIVGAHDNAYRVAHEMAAAGVTVAMVADIRPPSAASGAAQAAGLPVATDARIEGTTGGLRVASITITAQGKTVRHDCDAVLMAGGFTPSVHLFSQSRGKLAWDEGLQAYLPDVSAEAERSAGACRGRFALADALADGIAAGRDAASAAGFTASGPAVLPSVALRHVQGHGGHMGAAPTSRDLGKAKAFVDWQNDVTARDILLATREGFLSIEHVKRYTTTGMATDQGKLSNINALGIVSEATGRSIPEIGLTTFRSPYTPVTFGALAGHARGDLFDPARITAIHDWAREQGAAFEDVGNWRRAHYFRRPGEDLHAAVARECVGVRRSVGIFDASTLGKIEIVGPDAAEFMNRFFVNAWTKLGVGKCRYGVLLREDGFVMDDGVVGRLATDRFHVTTTTGGAARVLGMMEDYLQTEWPDLNVWLTSTTEQWSVIAVQGPKAREVIAPLIEGLDISAAAFPHMSIADARICGVPMRLMRVSFTGELGFEVNVPSGHGRMVWEAIWERGKAFDMVPYGTETMHVLRAEKGYIIVGQETDGTVTPDDVGLSWAIGKAKPDFVGKRSLARPAMTVPDRKQLVGLKSLDGRTVLEEGAQIVAPSAATTPIGHVTSAYRSAVLDAPIALALVRGGRQRLGETLHVPMPGGPIAVEIVSPVFYDPEGTRIDV, encoded by the coding sequence ATGACGACCGGCCATCATCGCATCGCGCCGGGCCGCGTCACCACCGGACGCACGCTGCGCTTCACCTTCGACGGGAAGGGGTATACGGGGCAGGAGGGCGACACGCTCGCTTCGGCATTGCTGGCGAACGGCGTGCACCTGGTCGGGCGGTCGTTCAAATATCACCGGCCGCGCGGCATCATGGGCGCAGGCGCGGATGAGCCCAATGCGCTGGTGGGCATTCGTCGCGACCGGGCACGCTATACCCCCAATCTGCTCGCCACCCAGGTCGAACTCTATGAGGGGCTGGATGCGGTCAGCCAGAACCGGCACCCGAGCCTCGAATGTGACCGCATGGCGATCAATGATCGGCTGTTGAGCCGCTTCATTCCGGCGGGCTTCTACTACAAGACGTTCATGTGGCCCAAAAAGGCGTGGGACCGGCTGTACGAACCGCGCATCCGCGAGGCGGCGGGGCTGGGCGTTGCGCCGTCCGATCCCGATCCCGATCACTATACGCAGCGTTACGCGCATTGCGACGTGCTGGTGGTCGGCGGCGGACCGGCGGGGATCGCGGCGGCGCGGCAGGCGGCGGAAGCGGGCGCGCGGGTGATGCTGTGCGACGATCGCCCCCGGATCGGCGGATCGCTGCTGGCGGCGGCCGACACCATGATCGACGGGCTGTCGGCGACGGAGTGGCTGACGCGGGAGCTGGCGGCACTGGCCGCGTTGCCGGGCGTTACGCTTTTGCCGCGCACGATCGCCTTTGGCTATTATCCGCACAACTGGATCGGGCTGACCGAGAAGCTGACCGATCATCTCGCGAACCCGGCCGAGGGCATGCCGCGCGAGCGGCTGTGGCAGGTGCGCGCCCGGCAGGTCGTGCTCGCCACAGGTGCGATCGAGCGGCCGCTGGTCTTCCCCGACAATGACCGGCCCGGCATCATGCTGGCGGACGCCGCGCGCACCTATCTCCAGCAATATGGCGTCGCGGTCGGGCAACGCGTCGTCATCGTCGGCGCACACGACAATGCCTATCGCGTCGCGCACGAGATGGCGGCGGCGGGCGTGACGGTCGCGATGGTCGCGGACATTCGCCCGCCGTCCGCCGCATCGGGGGCGGCACAGGCGGCGGGACTGCCGGTCGCGACCGATGCCAGGATCGAGGGGACGACCGGCGGCCTGCGGGTCGCGTCCATCACCATCACCGCGCAGGGCAAGACCGTGCGTCACGACTGCGATGCGGTGCTGATGGCGGGCGGCTTTACGCCCAGCGTCCACCTCTTCTCCCAATCGCGCGGAAAGCTGGCCTGGGACGAGGGGCTCCAGGCCTATCTGCCCGACGTCTCGGCCGAGGCGGAGCGATCGGCGGGCGCGTGCCGAGGCCGGTTCGCGCTGGCCGATGCGCTGGCCGACGGTATTGCGGCGGGGCGGGACGCGGCGTCGGCGGCGGGCTTTACGGCGTCAGGCCCGGCCGTGCTTCCCTCCGTCGCGCTGCGCCATGTGCAAGGCCATGGCGGCCATATGGGCGCGGCCCCGACGTCGCGCGATCTGGGCAAGGCCAAGGCGTTCGTCGACTGGCAGAACGACGTCACCGCCCGCGACATCCTGCTGGCGACCCGCGAGGGGTTCCTGTCGATCGAGCATGTCAAGCGCTACACGACCACGGGCATGGCGACCGACCAGGGCAAGCTGTCCAATATCAACGCGCTGGGCATCGTGTCGGAGGCCACGGGGCGGTCGATCCCGGAGATCGGGCTGACCACCTTCCGCTCGCCCTATACGCCGGTCACGTTCGGGGCGCTGGCGGGCCATGCGCGCGGCGACCTGTTCGATCCGGCGCGGATCACCGCGATCCACGACTGGGCCAGGGAGCAAGGCGCGGCGTTCGAGGATGTCGGCAACTGGCGCCGCGCGCATTACTTCCGGCGTCCCGGCGAGGACCTGCACGCCGCCGTCGCGCGCGAATGCGTGGGCGTAAGGCGGAGCGTCGGCATCTTCGACGCCTCCACCCTCGGAAAGATCGAGATCGTCGGGCCGGATGCGGCGGAGTTCATGAACCGCTTCTTCGTCAATGCCTGGACCAAATTGGGCGTCGGCAAGTGCCGCTATGGCGTGCTGCTGCGCGAGGACGGCTTCGTGATGGACGACGGCGTGGTCGGGCGGCTGGCGACGGATCGTTTCCATGTGACGACGACCACCGGCGGCGCGGCGCGGGTCCTGGGCATGATGGAGGATTATCTCCAGACCGAATGGCCGGACCTGAACGTCTGGCTGACTTCGACGACCGAGCAATGGTCGGTGATCGCGGTGCAGGGCCCGAAGGCGCGCGAGGTGATCGCGCCGCTGATCGAGGGGCTGGACATATCGGCCGCCGCCTTCCCGCACATGAGCATCGCGGATGCCCGCATCTGCGGCGTGCCGATGCGGCTGATGCGGGTCAGTTTCACCGGCGAGCTGGGCTTCGAGGTGAACGTGCCGAGCGGTCATGGTCGCATGGTGTGGGAAGCCATATGGGAACGCGGCAAGGCGTTCGACATGGTGCCCTATGGCACCGAGACGATGCACGTCCTGCGCGCCGAAAAGGGCTATATCATCGTCGGGCAGGAAACAGACGGGACGGTCACGCCCGACGATGTCGGCCTGTCCTGGGCGATCGGCAAGGCGAAGCCCGATTTCGTCGGCAAACGCTCGCTCGCCCGTCCCGCGATGACGGTGCCCGATCGCAAGCAGCTGGTCGGCCTGAAGAGCCTGGACGGTCGAACGGTGCTGGAGGAGGGCGCGCAGATCGTGGCGCCGTCGGCGGCCACGACGCCGATCGGGCATGTCACCTCCGCCTATCGCAGCGCCGTACTGGACGCACCGATCGCGCTGGCGCTGGTGCGCGGCGGCCGCCAGCGTCTGGGCGAGACGCTACACGTGCCCATGCCGGGCGGGCCGATCGCGGTCGAGATCGTCTCCCCCGTTTTCTACGATCCGGAAGGCACCCGCATCGATGTCTGA
- a CDS encoding L-serine ammonia-lyase, with protein MLGVRDLFRVGIGPSSSHTVGPMKAAHGFAARLRGLAFERVRVDLLGSLAWTGMGHATDKAVMLGLAGFLPDTIEPEQIDLVVEQARAARSLVVAGRAIAFDPDADIVFDRDGETPVHPNTLRLVALGRDGETLVSERWCSIGGGFIVPEERFGEDAAEDDPGEPPFPFRTAAQLLAICRRHGLSIAEVMRANERARASEEELDAYLDRVIAVMMSCIDRGMQTEGVLPGRLKVPRRAPALRQKLAGDRFRNRQAPHNIMDHISLFAIAVNEENAAGGRVVTAPTNGAAGVVPAVLRYYRDFWPDADRAGMHDFLLTAGAIGVLTKLNASISGAEVGCQGEVGTASAMAAAGLAAVMGASDAQTENAAEIAMEHHLGMTCDPVAGLVQVPCIERNAFGAIKAINAASLSLRGDGTHIVSLDQVIETMMRTGTDMHAKYKETSQGGLAVSFPEC; from the coding sequence ATGCTGGGCGTGCGGGACCTGTTTCGCGTCGGCATCGGGCCTTCCTCGTCGCACACGGTCGGGCCGATGAAGGCGGCGCACGGCTTTGCGGCAAGGCTGCGGGGCCTGGCGTTCGAGCGAGTGCGGGTCGACCTTCTGGGCTCGCTGGCCTGGACGGGCATGGGCCATGCGACGGACAAGGCGGTCATGCTGGGCCTTGCGGGCTTTCTCCCCGACACGATCGAGCCGGAGCAGATCGACCTGGTCGTCGAGCAGGCCCGTGCCGCGCGGAGCCTGGTGGTGGCCGGACGGGCGATCGCCTTCGATCCCGACGCCGACATCGTCTTCGACCGCGACGGCGAGACGCCGGTCCATCCCAACACGCTGCGTCTCGTCGCGCTGGGCCGGGACGGGGAGACCCTGGTCAGCGAGCGTTGGTGCTCGATCGGCGGCGGGTTCATCGTGCCGGAGGAACGGTTCGGGGAAGATGCGGCCGAGGACGATCCGGGCGAGCCGCCCTTTCCGTTTCGCACCGCCGCGCAGTTGCTGGCCATCTGCCGTCGGCACGGCCTGTCGATCGCCGAGGTGATGCGCGCCAACGAGCGCGCGCGCGCCTCGGAGGAGGAACTGGATGCCTATCTGGACCGGGTCATCGCGGTGATGATGAGCTGCATCGACCGGGGGATGCAGACCGAGGGGGTCTTGCCGGGGCGGCTGAAGGTACCGCGCCGCGCGCCCGCCCTGCGCCAGAAGCTGGCCGGCGACCGTTTCCGCAACCGGCAGGCGCCGCACAATATCATGGACCATATCAGCCTGTTCGCCATCGCGGTGAACGAGGAGAATGCGGCGGGCGGGCGCGTCGTCACCGCACCGACCAACGGCGCCGCCGGGGTCGTGCCCGCCGTGCTGCGCTATTACCGTGATTTCTGGCCCGATGCCGACCGCGCGGGCATGCACGACTTCCTGCTGACCGCCGGTGCGATCGGGGTGCTGACCAAGCTCAACGCCTCGATCTCTGGCGCGGAGGTCGGCTGTCAGGGGGAGGTCGGGACCGCCAGCGCGATGGCCGCCGCCGGTCTGGCTGCGGTGATGGGAGCCAGCGACGCGCAGACCGAGAATGCGGCCGAGATCGCGATGGAGCATCATCTGGGCATGACCTGCGATCCGGTCGCGGGGCTGGTGCAGGTGCCCTGCATCGAGCGCAATGCCTTTGGTGCGATCAAGGCGATCAATGCGGCATCCCTGTCGCTGCGCGGCGACGGGACGCATATCGTCTCGCTCGACCAGGTGATCGAGACGATGATGCGCACCGGCACCGACATGCACGCCAAGTACAAGGAGACGTCGCAAGGCGGCCTGGCGGTGAGTTTCCCCGAATGTTGA
- a CDS encoding electron transfer flavoprotein subunit beta/FixA family protein, which yields MKVMVPVKRVVDHNVKIRVKSDGSGVDLAHVKMAMNPFDEIAVEEAVRLKEAGIATEIVVVSIGPAQAQDVLRSALAIGADRAILVKTDTMPEPLAVAKLLREIAAREGPGLILLGKQAIDDDANQTGQMLSALLGWSQATFASHIAVADGVADVKREVDGGLQLIRVALPAVISVDLRLNEPRYASLPNIMKAKKKPLEEVDADSLGVDVAPRLTVLTTEEPKVREPGVRLGSAAELVGRLKEAAGIL from the coding sequence ATGAAGGTGATGGTGCCCGTCAAGCGCGTGGTCGATCACAATGTGAAGATTCGCGTCAAAAGCGACGGATCGGGGGTCGATCTCGCCCATGTGAAGATGGCGATGAACCCCTTTGACGAGATCGCGGTCGAGGAAGCGGTGCGGCTGAAGGAAGCCGGGATCGCCACCGAGATCGTCGTGGTCTCGATCGGCCCGGCCCAGGCGCAGGACGTGCTGCGCAGCGCGCTGGCGATCGGTGCGGACCGGGCGATCCTCGTAAAGACCGACACGATGCCCGAGCCGCTGGCGGTCGCCAAATTGTTGCGGGAGATCGCCGCGCGCGAGGGGCCGGGACTGATCCTGCTCGGCAAGCAGGCTATCGACGATGACGCCAACCAGACCGGGCAGATGCTGTCGGCGCTGCTGGGCTGGTCGCAGGCGACCTTCGCATCGCATATCGCCGTCGCCGACGGCGTGGCCGATGTGAAGCGCGAGGTCGATGGCGGCCTTCAGCTGATCCGGGTCGCTCTGCCCGCGGTCATATCGGTCGACCTTCGCCTCAACGAGCCGCGCTATGCCTCGCTGCCGAACATCATGAAGGCCAAGAAAAAGCCGCTCGAAGAGGTCGACGCCGACAGCCTGGGCGTCGACGTCGCGCCGCGCCTGACGGTGCTGACCACCGAGGAGCCGAAGGTCCGCGAGCCGGGCGTGCGCCTGGGTTCGGCGGCCGAACTGGTCGGCAGGCTGAAGGAAGCGGCCGGCATCCTTTGA
- a CDS encoding sarcosine oxidase subunit gamma, with product MSDLSPASPFAAGSASVRPLDHFGRAVLRCPAASLDLVAERLGIVLPREACRSAIEADVAALWLGPDEWLLLAADARDDWVATLQARLGDAVCSLVDVSHRQVALEIAGGRVTAETLLASGCALDLSLRAFPVGMCTRTMYDKAEIILWRRAPDRFHLETWRSFARYVEGLLHVAETEA from the coding sequence ATGTCTGATCTCTCCCCCGCTTCGCCTTTCGCGGCCGGTAGCGCGTCGGTCCGTCCGCTGGACCATTTCGGCCGCGCCGTGCTGCGCTGTCCGGCGGCGAGCCTCGACCTGGTCGCCGAGCGGCTCGGCATCGTCCTGCCGCGCGAGGCTTGCCGCTCGGCGATCGAGGCGGATGTCGCGGCCCTTTGGCTGGGGCCGGACGAATGGCTGCTCCTGGCGGCGGATGCGCGCGATGACTGGGTGGCGACGCTCCAGGCGCGGCTGGGCGATGCCGTGTGTTCGCTGGTCGATGTCAGCCATCGGCAGGTCGCGCTGGAGATTGCGGGCGGGCGCGTGACCGCCGAGACGCTGTTGGCAAGCGGCTGCGCGCTCGACCTGTCGCTTCGCGCCTTCCCGGTCGGGATGTGTACGCGGACCATGTACGACAAGGCGGAAATCATCCTCTGGCGCCGCGCGCCGGACCGTTTCCATCTCGAGACGTGGCGGTCCTTCGCGCGCTATGTCGAGGGGCTGCTCCACGTCGCGGAGACCGAGGCGTAG
- a CDS encoding electron transfer flavoprotein subunit alpha/FixB family protein → MSILLLAEHDNSTLSELTARALTAASAIGGEVDLLVAGLGARDVALAASRLAGVRRVLLAEGAALEHRLAEPTAALIVSLAGGYDAIVAPASSNGKSILPRVAALLDVMQLSEIVAVVAPDTFKRPVYAGNAVQTVRSADPVKVVTVRTAAFAAAAFRDDLAEIVTVDVPDAPGLSTFVENRFAASERPDLAAARIVVSGGRALGSAEKFRETILPLADRLGAAVGASRAAVDAGYAPNDWQVGQTGKIVAPDLYVACGISGAIQHLAGMKDAKVIVAINKDEDAPIFQVADYGLVGDLFEVLPELERQL, encoded by the coding sequence ATGTCCATTCTTCTATTGGCCGAACACGACAATTCGACCCTTTCGGAACTGACCGCGCGCGCGCTGACCGCCGCGTCGGCGATCGGGGGCGAGGTCGACCTGTTGGTGGCGGGCCTGGGTGCGCGGGATGTGGCGCTGGCCGCGTCCCGACTGGCCGGGGTGCGGCGCGTGCTGCTGGCCGAGGGGGCGGCACTGGAACACCGGCTGGCCGAACCTACCGCCGCGCTGATCGTGTCGCTGGCCGGTGGCTATGACGCGATCGTCGCACCGGCGAGCAGCAACGGCAAGAGCATCCTGCCGCGCGTGGCCGCGCTGCTGGACGTCATGCAATTGTCGGAGATCGTGGCGGTCGTCGCGCCCGACACGTTCAAACGGCCGGTCTATGCGGGCAATGCGGTGCAGACGGTGCGGTCGGCGGACCCGGTCAAGGTGGTGACGGTCCGCACGGCGGCCTTCGCGGCGGCGGCTTTCCGGGATGACCTAGCCGAGATCGTGACGGTCGACGTACCGGATGCGCCGGGCTTGTCGACCTTCGTCGAAAATCGCTTCGCCGCCAGCGAGCGTCCCGATCTGGCCGCCGCGCGGATCGTCGTGTCGGGCGGTCGCGCGCTGGGATCGGCGGAGAAGTTCCGCGAGACGATCCTGCCGCTCGCCGACCGGCTGGGGGCGGCGGTCGGCGCGTCGCGCGCGGCGGTCGATGCGGGCTATGCGCCCAATGACTGGCAGGTCGGACAGACCGGCAAGATCGTCGCGCCCGACCTCTATGTCGCCTGCGGCATCTCCGGCGCGATCCAGCATCTGGCGGGGATGAAGGATGCCAAGGTGATCGTCGCCATCAACAAGGACGAAGACGCGCCGATCTTCCAGGTCGCCGATTACGGCCTGGTCGGCGACCTTTTCGAGGTGCTGCCTGAACTCGAACGTCAGCTCTGA
- a CDS encoding prolyl-tRNA synthetase associated domain-containing protein, translating to MTEDEIYAQFEAAGIAMEKIEHPPVFTVEESAGIHAALPAAHTKNLFLKDKQKRFWLIVLPHDRRADLKAFAETLGAGKFSFGKPDEMEQLLGVTPGAVTPLAVTHEPPGPVSLVFDESFRHAERIAVHPLRNSATIAVPFAPMVAWLEGLGHDVRVVALPGGASAAP from the coding sequence ATGACCGAAGACGAAATCTACGCCCAGTTCGAGGCCGCCGGGATCGCGATGGAGAAGATCGAGCATCCGCCCGTCTTCACCGTCGAGGAGAGCGCGGGCATCCATGCCGCCTTGCCCGCCGCGCACACCAAGAACCTGTTCCTGAAGGACAAGCAGAAGCGTTTCTGGCTGATCGTGCTGCCGCATGACCGGCGCGCCGACCTGAAGGCTTTTGCCGAGACGCTGGGTGCGGGCAAATTCTCGTTCGGCAAGCCCGACGAGATGGAGCAGCTGCTGGGCGTGACGCCGGGCGCGGTGACGCCGCTGGCGGTCACGCACGAGCCGCCCGGCCCGGTGTCGCTGGTCTTTGACGAGAGCTTCCGCCACGCCGAGCGGATCGCCGTCCATCCGCTGCGCAACAGCGCGACCATCGCGGTGCCGTTCGCGCCGATGGTCGCGTGGCTTGAGGGGCTTGGCCATGACGTGCGGGTCGTCGCGCTGCCGGGCGGGGCATCCGCGGCGCCGTGA
- a CDS encoding LysR family transcriptional regulator: MSARLTPGFDLNAVEVFILTSELGGMTQSARHLGMTQSAVSQIISKLEMALNTRLFDRTMRPLALTPAGKLLRREGAELVAAARMLAREVCEQSSQTAECVVVAMAESIANHLTAPLLRALGSRAQQWQMRSGISLVQHREFLARSIDMLITGSSQLEDVEEIEHHPIMEEPFVIVAPAAYADMPVSIEAMTQLPFVRYSLLSAMGQRIERQLARMKLRIPNVIEVDSTHQQLSTVVALEGWSIATPLCLASQIELLPALTVLPMPRGSFRRRIQLVARKGEFGDLPRDMALQAAAILRGGKVESLIRMFPWIEDAMAWEGAPS, translated from the coding sequence ATGTCCGCCAGATTGACGCCCGGCTTCGACCTCAACGCCGTGGAGGTCTTCATCCTGACCTCCGAGCTTGGCGGCATGACCCAGAGCGCGCGGCATCTGGGCATGACGCAATCGGCCGTGTCGCAGATCATCTCGAAGCTCGAAATGGCGCTCAATACGCGTCTGTTCGATCGCACCATGCGCCCGCTGGCGCTGACCCCGGCGGGCAAGCTGTTGCGGCGCGAAGGCGCGGAACTGGTCGCGGCGGCCAGGATGCTGGCACGCGAGGTGTGCGAGCAATCCTCGCAGACCGCCGAATGCGTCGTCGTCGCCATGGCCGAGAGCATCGCCAACCACCTGACCGCGCCATTGCTGCGCGCGCTGGGGTCGCGGGCGCAGCAATGGCAGATGCGATCGGGCATCTCGCTGGTCCAGCACCGCGAATTCCTGGCGCGCAGCATCGACATGCTGATCACGGGGTCCAGCCAGCTGGAGGATGTCGAGGAGATCGAGCATCACCCGATCATGGAGGAACCCTTCGTGATCGTCGCGCCCGCCGCCTATGCGGACATGCCGGTTTCGATCGAGGCGATGACCCAGCTGCCATTTGTCCGCTATTCGCTCCTGTCGGCGATGGGGCAACGGATCGAACGCCAGCTCGCCCGGATGAAGCTGCGCATTCCCAATGTGATCGAAGTGGATTCCACCCATCAGCAATTGTCCACCGTCGTCGCGCTGGAAGGGTGGAGCATCGCCACCCCGCTGTGCCTGGCCAGTCAGATCGAGCTTCTGCCCGCGCTGACGGTGTTGCCGATGCCGCGGGGGAGCTTTCGCCGTCGCATCCAGCTGGTGGCGCGCAAGGGCGAATTCGGCGACCTGCCGCGCGACATGGCGCTTCAGGCCGCCGCGATCCTGCGGGGCGGGAAAGTGGAATCGCTGATCCGCATGTTTCCCTGGATCGAGGACGCCATGGCCTGGGAGGGGGCGCCCTCATAG
- a CDS encoding GlxA family transcriptional regulator has protein sequence MDRPPPSVLSASLQRRAKGLRLSVGFILARRFTLCAFANFVDVLRLAADEGDRSRHILCDWKILSGNSAAIPSSSGIAIQPDEQLGDPTRFDYIVVVGGLVDEIDGFDSEYVAYLRKAAALGVPLVGVCTGAFLLHSAGVLAGYKCCVSWFHHRDFLDQFDGLDPVSDQIFIVDRDRLTCSGGASSAHLAAYLVDKHVGRAQASKSLHIMIIDEALTGEKAQPGAMLDYRTDDPIVLRALLITQQNIETPLSVADIAQRMGKSKRQLERRFKTALGVSPQAAFMDIRLSLARHMLESSAKSITMIAVECGFCDSSHMSRMFRRRFGCSPLESRHALANGRAVASAACD, from the coding sequence ATGGATCGCCCCCCACCGTCGGTGCTGAGCGCGTCGCTGCAACGCCGTGCAAAGGGGCTGCGATTGTCGGTCGGTTTCATTCTCGCGCGGCGGTTCACGCTGTGCGCCTTCGCCAACTTCGTGGACGTCTTGCGGCTCGCCGCCGACGAGGGCGATCGCAGCCGACATATCTTGTGCGACTGGAAAATCCTGTCGGGCAACTCCGCCGCCATCCCCTCCAGTTCCGGCATCGCCATCCAGCCCGACGAACAGCTGGGCGACCCCACCCGCTTCGACTATATCGTCGTGGTGGGCGGACTGGTCGATGAAATAGACGGCTTCGACAGCGAATATGTCGCCTATTTGCGCAAGGCCGCCGCGCTGGGCGTGCCGCTGGTGGGGGTGTGCACGGGCGCGTTCCTGCTCCACAGCGCGGGCGTGCTGGCCGGGTATAAATGCTGCGTCAGCTGGTTCCACCACCGCGACTTCCTGGACCAGTTTGACGGGCTGGACCCGGTGTCCGACCAGATCTTCATCGTCGACCGCGACCGGCTGACCTGTTCCGGGGGCGCGAGTTCGGCGCATCTCGCCGCCTATCTGGTCGACAAGCATGTCGGGCGGGCGCAGGCCAGCAAGAGCCTGCACATCATGATCATCGACGAGGCGCTGACCGGCGAAAAGGCCCAGCCCGGCGCGATGCTCGATTATCGTACCGACGATCCCATCGTCCTGCGCGCGCTGCTGATCACCCAGCAGAATATCGAGACGCCGCTGTCGGTCGCCGACATCGCCCAGCGCATGGGGAAGAGCAAGAGGCAGCTGGAACGCCGCTTCAAGACGGCATTGGGGGTATCGCCGCAGGCGGCGTTCATGGACATTCGGCTGTCGCTCGCGCGGCACATGCTGGAAAGCAGCGCCAAATCGATCACCATGATCGCGGTGGAGTGCGGCTTCTGCGACTCCTCGCATATGAGCCGCATGTTCCGGCGGCGCTTCGGATGTTCGCCGCTGGAATCCCGCCACGCGCTGGCCAACGGCCGCGCCGTCGCCAGCGCCGCATGTGATTGA